TGAGGGTTAATTATGGCGTCTGGCACTAAGCCCTCCTCCGTGTAAGGCATATCATACTTAGGGAACAGCATGCCTATGACGCCCTTCTGGCCGTGTCTGCTGGCGAACTTGTCACCGAGCTCAGGTATCCTGAGGTCCCTGACCCTCACCTTCACAAGCTTGTTCCTCTCGAGGGTCTGAGTCACAACTACCATGTCCACGACGCCCTTCTCGCCGTAGCGGAGCTGCACGCTTGTGTCCCTCCTCATCAGCGCCCCTGGAGTCATGACCCTCTCCTCACCCAGGAACCTCGGCGGGCTCTCCCGCCCTACCAGAACGTCGCCTCCGGCGACCTCAACCTCGGGCTCTATTATCCCGTCAGGCCCTAGCTTGGTGTAGTACTGATCGCCCTTGTGGTCGTAGAGCTTTGGCGAGGGGACTGTTATCCTGTCAGTAAGGCCGCCAGGGTATTCGTTCTCCTGGGCTACGTAGACCCTGAAGAAGTGGGCCCTCGCAAGGCCGTAATCGACGCTGGTCCTATTCATTATCAGCGCGTCCTCCATGTTATAGCCCATAAAAGTCATGACGGCTACCACGAAGTTCTGCCCTGAGGGCCTATCGTTATAACCTATCAGGTCTAAGGACCTCGTCAGGACTATCGGCTTCTGGGGGTAGTGCAGCAGGTAAGCGTGGCTGTCCATCCTAAGCTGGTAGTTAAGGGCGTAAAGGCCCAGCGCCTGCTTGGCCATGGCTGCCTGGTAGGTGTTCCTTGGGCTCTGGTTGTGCTCAAGGTAAGGTATGATTGACGTGACGACGCTGAATATGCCCGGAGACCAGAGCTCAAGGTGTGTGTGCTCAGGGGTCAGCTCCTCAGGGGTCTCAGCGATGTAGGCGTTCTCCTCCTCGTCAGGGTCCAAGAACTCTATTACCCCCATCTTGACAAGGTCCCAGAAGGAAAGCTCTCCAGCCTCGAGGCGATCAACCAGGTCCTTCGTGAGCCTTGGCGTGCCGTTCTCAACCACTATGACAGGCCTCATCAGCCTGCCCTCGTCGGTGTTGATGTAAACCTCCTTGGCCTCGCCCTGCTCAAGGTACGCCACGCTCACCTCAAAGCTTATCTCGCCTTTCCTCCTGCGAGACCTTATGGTCTCCGCTAGCGACCTGCCGTCTTGGACGTAGCCTATTGGCCTGCCGTTAAGGAACACCTTAGCCATACTGATGTACTTGGAGGAGGCCTCAGGCTCCCCTGAGGCCATCTCCTTAATCGCCTCATCTATCGGTACCACGCCAAGGCCGTATAGGAGCCTCTCGACGGGCTCCTCGTCAACGCCAACTGATATGTAGGCAGTCATGGCCAGGTTCTTAACGAGGCCACAGTTTATGCCCTCAGGCGTCTCAAATGGGCAGAGCCTGCCCCAGTGCGTGCCGTGGAGGTCCCTTGCCTCAAAGTTCGACTGGCCCCTGCTAAGGGGCGAGATGACCCTGCGAAGGTGACTCAGGAGGCTCATCCAGTTAGTCCTGTCGAGGGCCTGGCTTACGCCTGTTCTGTTTCCTGTCCAGTTGCCTGTGGCCAGCGCCGCCCTGACCCTCTCCGTAACTATGTCGGGCCTGACCAGGACGTCAAGGCTCTTTATCTTCTTGTGCTGGCTTATGTACTCCTCGAGCTGGCTTGACATAGTGTTGACAAGCTGCTGGAAGGCGTCTCTGAATATCTCGGCTATCAGGTCCCCTGCCAGCCTGAGCCTCTTGTTGGCCAGGTGGTCTTTGTCGTCCTCAGGCCTCTTGCCGAGGTAGAGCTGAAGGACCCTGTTAGCCATCTCGCCCAGGAAGTAGGCCTTGATCTTTCTGTCGGAGGGCCTTGTGCCCAGGTGAGGCAGGAACTGGGTGTCTATGAACTCCTCAGCCCTCTGTATCCTTATCTCCTTAGGCTGCCCAGAGGCTATCCTGTTGCCCAGGAACTCAAGGGCGTCCTCCTGGGTCTTAATGGAGGCGGAGACCTTCTCAAAGCTGGGCAGGAGCTCCCTCTGTATATCGGGGTCAGGCGACACCGCGGCCGCTATGTCCGCGTCCTTCTCGAGGCCAAGCGCCTTCATCATTACGACGAAGGGTATCCTGTAGTTCAGTCTGCTCATGCTTATCTCGAGCGACCCATCGCTCATCCTGTCAACTATT
The uncultured Acidilobus sp. JCHS genome window above contains:
- a CDS encoding DNA-directed RNA polymerase subunit B; protein product: MSSNNVTKDDLWAVFKQFIKETGLARQHLDSYNAFVSERIQKIVDSFKEVRPAYRLAKKGAEQAIGPDVKVVFGKVRVGIPQVKEADRNVRQFPSVTPLEARLRNFTYSAPLYLEMTLIENNTEVDHQEVKVADFPIMIKSVADPLSKLSEEELIRHGEDPRDPGGYFIINGSERVVVAQEDLAVNRIIVGVSTASTAKITHSAKTVSTVLGLRRQVIVDRMSDGSLEISMSRLNYRIPFVVMMKALGLEKDADIAAAVSPDPDIQRELLPSFEKVSASIKTQEDALEFLGNRIASGQPKEIRIQRAEEFIDTQFLPHLGTRPSDRKIKAYFLGEMANRVLQLYLGKRPEDDKDHLANKRLRLAGDLIAEIFRDAFQQLVNTMSSQLEEYISQHKKIKSLDVLVRPDIVTERVRAALATGNWTGNRTGVSQALDRTNWMSLLSHLRRVISPLSRGQSNFEARDLHGTHWGRLCPFETPEGINCGLVKNLAMTAYISVGVDEEPVERLLYGLGVVPIDEAIKEMASGEPEASSKYISMAKVFLNGRPIGYVQDGRSLAETIRSRRRKGEISFEVSVAYLEQGEAKEVYINTDEGRLMRPVIVVENGTPRLTKDLVDRLEAGELSFWDLVKMGVIEFLDPDEEENAYIAETPEELTPEHTHLELWSPGIFSVVTSIIPYLEHNQSPRNTYQAAMAKQALGLYALNYQLRMDSHAYLLHYPQKPIVLTRSLDLIGYNDRPSGQNFVVAVMTFMGYNMEDALIMNRTSVDYGLARAHFFRVYVAQENEYPGGLTDRITVPSPKLYDHKGDQYYTKLGPDGIIEPEVEVAGGDVLVGRESPPRFLGEERVMTPGALMRRDTSVQLRYGEKGVVDMVVVTQTLERNKLVKVRVRDLRIPELGDKFASRHGQKGVIGMLFPKYDMPYTEEGLVPDAIINPHAIPSRMTVGQLLELITGKAGALEARYVDGTPFFKEDIEPLKVVLLKNGYAPDGTEVMYDGRTGRLFEKPIAIGLVFYQRLYHMVADKMHARATGKVQLLTRQPTEGKARQGGLRFGEMERDCLVGHGATMLLRDRMLDGSDAFTMYVCTLCGHIAWYNAKKGVYECPVHGENGDIRPVKVPYAFKLLLQEIMSMGIKPKIEVVDKTALVSRVSPLSLSKLSAAANESDNGKGGSGNGSEDRR